In the Nitrospirales bacterium LBB_01 genome, one interval contains:
- a CDS encoding site-specific DNA-methyltransferase: MSNQTETLKKYKRNGTKTSAFGTPGRVNHDSSEFYDSKLYGDKKVPEFVKIIENAIPPENLNVIYCKSSELMDEIPDYSVHLMVTSPPYNVKKEYDEDLSLKEYRDLLKKVFNETYKKLVTGGRACINIANLGRKPYIPLHSYIIEDMADIGFFMRGEIIWNKASSASSSTAWGSWLSAGNPVLRDIHEYILIFSKESFSRKKGSKKNTIAKENFLEWTKSVWTFPAVSARSIGHPAPFPEELPNRLIQLYTFKDDVVLDPFCGSGTACLSALKNERHYVGYDIEPAYVTLANQRIESLRKTIDSQHREEKTSGNKN, from the coding sequence ATGAGTAATCAAACCGAGACTTTAAAGAAATACAAACGTAATGGCACCAAAACGAGCGCCTTTGGAACTCCGGGCAGGGTAAACCATGATTCCTCAGAGTTTTATGACAGTAAACTGTATGGGGACAAAAAAGTTCCTGAGTTCGTTAAAATTATTGAAAATGCGATTCCACCTGAGAATCTCAATGTAATATATTGTAAATCCAGCGAACTGATGGATGAGATTCCTGATTACAGCGTTCACCTAATGGTTACCTCACCGCCGTACAATGTTAAAAAGGAATATGACGAGGATTTGTCTCTTAAAGAGTACAGAGATTTGCTAAAAAAAGTCTTCAATGAAACGTATAAAAAACTTGTAACAGGCGGCAGAGCATGTATTAATATAGCCAACCTTGGGAGAAAACCTTACATCCCCTTACACAGCTATATAATAGAGGATATGGCTGATATTGGTTTTTTTATGAGAGGCGAAATAATCTGGAATAAAGCATCAAGCGCAAGTTCGTCAACAGCATGGGGCAGTTGGTTGTCTGCCGGCAATCCGGTACTAAGGGACATCCACGAATATATTTTGATTTTTTCTAAGGAGTCTTTTTCAAGGAAAAAAGGGAGCAAGAAAAACACAATTGCAAAAGAAAATTTTCTTGAATGGACAAAAAGTGTCTGGACATTTCCAGCGGTCTCAGCACGGAGCATTGGACATCCTGCTCCTTTCCCAGAGGAGTTACCTAATAGATTGATTCAACTTTATACTTTTAAAGACGATGTTGTTTTAGACCCATTTTGTGGCAGCGGCACAGCTTGTCTAAGCGCTCTGAAAAACGAAAGGCATTATGTCGGCTATGATATTGAACCAGCTTATGTAACATTAGCAAATCAAAGAATAGAGTCTTTACGTAAAACAATAGATTCCCAACATAGAGAGGAGAAAACGAGTGGAAATAAAAATTAA
- a CDS encoding leucyl aminopeptidase, giving the protein MEIKIKDAYELDYKSDCLILPFFEPADMELCADIDAKTGGLIQKVITSGEFKAKEGQCVVLYVSGASFDRLLLVGLGKKQDVTAEKLRRAGSKAFVRARELKAEILTVSVRALNETEKSIGAFSPSYYFTEGALLGLYRYIKYKKVDEDEKEIKEAVLLSNEKDFPVQWLTVNTIASTFARDLVNSPSKDMTPTSLADVAKSLAGKNLKVKILEQKDSEKEGMWSYLAVAKGSDEPPKFIVLEYTGAGKSVPLAIVGKAITFDSGGLSLKPADSMEDMKQDMAGGAATLAIFKAVSSLKLPINLIGILPATENMPGGHAIRPGDVVTAITGKTIEILNTDAEGRLALVDAIGYVIKHYKPEAVIDMATLTGACSIALGNEAVAMMGNDDKIMAEIKDASDETFERVWQMPLFEEFKEYLKSEVADIKNIGGRTGGLITAAYFIKEFVGETPWVHLDIASTAFLAKPKPYFVKGATAVGVRLLLELIRRRIAKKS; this is encoded by the coding sequence GTGGAAATAAAAATTAAGGATGCTTATGAACTGGACTATAAGTCGGATTGCTTGATTCTGCCATTTTTTGAACCTGCCGACATGGAGCTTTGTGCTGATATAGACGCTAAAACGGGCGGCCTAATTCAAAAAGTGATAACATCAGGAGAGTTTAAGGCAAAAGAGGGTCAGTGTGTAGTTCTTTATGTCTCAGGAGCAAGTTTTGACAGACTGTTATTGGTTGGGTTAGGGAAAAAGCAAGATGTAACTGCTGAGAAATTAAGAAGAGCCGGCTCTAAGGCTTTTGTGCGGGCAAGGGAGTTAAAGGCTGAGATTTTAACAGTATCGGTAAGAGCATTAAATGAGACTGAGAAATCAATCGGCGCATTCAGCCCGTCATATTACTTTACCGAGGGAGCACTGCTTGGTCTCTATCGGTACATTAAATATAAAAAGGTTGATGAAGATGAAAAAGAGATAAAAGAAGCAGTGCTATTGTCTAATGAGAAAGATTTCCCTGTTCAGTGGCTTACGGTTAACACAATTGCAAGCACGTTTGCCCGTGACTTGGTAAATTCGCCCTCAAAAGATATGACTCCAACGTCGCTTGCCGATGTGGCGAAATCATTGGCAGGGAAAAACCTGAAAGTAAAAATTTTAGAGCAGAAGGATTCTGAAAAAGAGGGGATGTGGTCGTATCTTGCTGTGGCAAAGGGCTCGGACGAGCCTCCGAAGTTTATAGTGCTTGAGTACACCGGAGCCGGGAAAAGTGTGCCTCTTGCAATAGTGGGAAAGGCGATAACTTTTGACAGCGGTGGACTCTCTCTTAAACCCGCCGACTCCATGGAGGATATGAAACAGGATATGGCAGGAGGTGCTGCAACCCTTGCCATCTTTAAAGCGGTATCTTCTTTAAAACTTCCGATTAACCTTATAGGAATATTACCGGCAACAGAAAACATGCCGGGGGGTCATGCTATTAGGCCGGGTGATGTTGTAACAGCAATAACCGGAAAGACAATTGAGATTTTAAACACAGACGCAGAGGGCAGGCTTGCTCTTGTAGATGCCATAGGCTATGTTATAAAACATTATAAACCTGAGGCCGTAATAGATATGGCAACACTGACCGGCGCCTGCTCCATAGCGCTTGGCAACGAGGCTGTTGCAATGATGGGTAATGACGATAAAATTATGGCTGAGATAAAAGATGCCTCAGATGAGACCTTTGAACGTGTGTGGCAGATGCCGCTATTTGAAGAGTTTAAAGAGTATTTAAAAAGTGAAGTAGCTGATATTAAAAACATAGGCGGACGCACAGGCGGTCTTATCACGGCAGCTTACTTTATAAAGGAATTTGTCGGAGAGACCCCGTGGGTTCATCTTGATATAGCTTCAACAGCTTTTTTAGCCAAACCAAAACCGTACTTTGTTAAAGGAGCAACGGCAGTCGGTGTTAGATTGCTTTTAGAGCTAATCAGGAGGAGAATCGCTAAGAAATCCTAA
- a CDS encoding CBS domain-containing protein — protein MTDRHSDKISFCVTISDDDIYEAMKSIDGYLDITSKDFKEVYQVAYKHALNRVTKSVEIKEVMTKDVVTVIVDTPIIEVSDKLSEHSISGMPVVDDSGKPVGVISEKDLLSRMGADHTLTFMSVVTQCLKHKGCEVMKIANLTAKDIMTTPPICISENAPMHQAVSVFMSKKVNRIPVTSKDGKLVGIITRGDILRSPLFQINV, from the coding sequence ATGACAGACAGACACAGCGATAAAATATCCTTTTGCGTAACAATAAGTGACGATGACATTTATGAGGCAATGAAATCCATAGACGGTTATCTTGATATAACATCTAAAGATTTTAAAGAGGTTTATCAAGTCGCATACAAACATGCCTTAAACAGAGTAACAAAATCTGTGGAAATCAAAGAAGTTATGACCAAAGACGTCGTGACAGTTATTGTAGATACTCCAATTATTGAGGTTTCTGATAAACTTTCTGAACATTCAATTTCAGGAATGCCAGTTGTTGATGACAGTGGCAAACCTGTTGGGGTCATATCAGAAAAGGATTTACTTTCCCGGATGGGAGCTGACCACACTTTAACTTTTATGTCGGTAGTTACTCAATGTTTAAAACATAAGGGCTGCGAGGTTATGAAAATAGCAAATCTTACTGCCAAAGACATAATGACAACACCTCCTATTTGTATTAGCGAAAACGCTCCAATGCATCAAGCTGTTTCTGTTTTTATGTCTAAAAAAGTTAATCGAATACCGGTAACTTCTAAAGACGGAAAACTCGTGGGGATAATCACCCGTGGTGATATTTTAAGATCCCCATTGTTTCAAATAAACGTATAG
- a CDS encoding flagellin FliC, which yields MAGLTINTNMMSINGQRNLRKTMLPLSETMKRLSSGLRINSSKDDAAGLAIVTRQETQIRGLTIGVRNASDGLSMAETAEGAMDEITQNLQRIRELAVQAMSGQYGVTDISYMQNEVDALTEEIGRIAEQTKFNDTKLLSGTFRSRIYASYAASDPSISVVIDSLNTDSLHGKTFGPGGKDGPIMFLKDIHTASGTAYTPGISNRSFTGNNTPFPPNWSDIASSTIAYTGIAALRVADPTTVDGYISQASNTIAVVDGALNVVIAEKAKMGAKQNQFEATVRNLDTVIETTMASKSRILDADYAVETAALTKYMILQQAGISVLAQANTIPQNVLKLLQ from the coding sequence ATGGCTGGTCTAACGATTAACACAAATATGATGTCCATAAACGGACAGCGAAACTTGAGAAAGACTATGCTGCCCCTTTCTGAGACAATGAAGAGATTGTCATCCGGTTTGAGGATAAACTCGTCAAAAGACGATGCCGCCGGTCTTGCAATAGTTACAAGACAGGAGACTCAGATTCGCGGTCTTACTATTGGCGTCAGAAATGCCTCAGACGGTCTTTCTATGGCAGAGACGGCAGAGGGTGCTATGGATGAGATAACTCAAAACCTGCAAAGGATTAGAGAACTTGCGGTGCAGGCGATGAGCGGTCAGTACGGTGTTACCGACATCTCATATATGCAAAACGAGGTTGATGCCTTAACTGAGGAAATAGGCCGTATTGCGGAACAGACTAAATTTAACGATACCAAACTTCTCTCAGGTACGTTCAGATCAAGGATTTATGCCAGCTATGCTGCCTCTGATCCCTCCATTAGCGTTGTTATAGACTCATTAAACACTGATTCACTTCACGGTAAAACATTTGGACCAGGTGGAAAAGACGGCCCCATCATGTTTTTGAAAGACATACACACGGCAAGTGGTACGGCATATACTCCAGGTATTTCCAACAGAAGCTTTACCGGTAACAATACGCCGTTTCCGCCTAACTGGAGTGATATAGCCTCCTCTACCATCGCATATACAGGAATTGCAGCTCTTAGAGTTGCCGACCCCACCACTGTTGACGGGTATATCTCACAGGCCTCTAACACGATAGCCGTTGTTGATGGCGCCTTGAATGTTGTCATTGCAGAGAAAGCCAAAATGGGCGCTAAACAAAACCAGTTTGAGGCGACAGTCAGAAATCTGGATACAGTCATTGAGACCACAATGGCGTCTAAGTCAAGAATTCTTGATGCAGACTATGCTGTTGAAACTGCTGCTCTCACCAAATATATGATATTACAGCAGGCCGGCATTTCTGTCTTAGCTCAAGCAAACACTATACCGCAAAATGTTCTGAAGTTGCTTCAGTAG
- a CDS encoding HAMP domain-containing histidine kinase, with product MFFQNCLDKWYNCVLKKLKNLLDKKIEKIEAQNNINADGTTLSQRFTVRTHIYTVFVISVILSCTITAALGITVYFITRDMKYVNLANSYILLSNKAMFHERNFVAGWEDIKESKESIKSFEMLVFERYNEFGKFFDNSRLISNIEKYGKLLDDLTEINSFPPSEQTNAKVVRIRDELHKLSNEISDYGKVFSEKTGHTMRKDMWLFKIVFAVATFSLFLFMLFIVHLLIYRVLRTMSRIVQYAKHLSTGQQIKFMPGKVYQDEFSDLASALEQMMREFDRQQNIISQSHKLRAVGTLTAGVAHELNNPINNITLTAHMLLEDYHDLEEEERLDMIKDLIDEADRSRTIVRNLLDFARESESIMEPICISDVVTETLKLAGNQLKLNGVHADLSIAPNLPRIHGDRQQLEQVFLNLILNALDVTMKGGQIRLEVERGEEPNFVAVKVADFGQGIPDHILHHIFDPFFTTKSKGKGTGLGLSVSQGIIAKHGGQITVSTKQKRGTTFTVKLPITTIPADIGRNSESAMGHS from the coding sequence ATGTTTTTTCAAAATTGTCTCGATAAATGGTACAACTGTGTACTTAAAAAACTAAAAAACTTACTTGATAAGAAAATTGAAAAGATAGAGGCTCAAAATAATATCAATGCTGACGGTACCACACTAAGTCAGCGCTTTACTGTCAGAACCCACATCTACACGGTTTTTGTAATCTCTGTAATACTCTCGTGCACTATAACTGCAGCTTTAGGTATCACAGTCTATTTTATTACCAGAGACATGAAATACGTCAATCTTGCCAACAGTTATATCCTGCTTTCAAACAAAGCTATGTTTCATGAAAGGAACTTTGTTGCCGGCTGGGAGGATATTAAAGAAAGCAAGGAGAGCATAAAATCTTTTGAAATGCTTGTGTTTGAACGTTATAATGAGTTCGGAAAATTTTTTGACAACTCAAGGCTGATTTCAAATATAGAAAAATACGGTAAGCTGCTGGATGATTTGACAGAAATTAATTCTTTCCCACCCTCTGAGCAGACCAATGCGAAGGTGGTAAGAATTCGTGATGAGTTACACAAACTGAGCAACGAAATAAGTGACTACGGGAAAGTGTTTTCAGAAAAAACCGGTCACACTATGAGGAAAGACATGTGGCTGTTTAAAATAGTGTTTGCCGTAGCTACGTTTTCTTTGTTTCTGTTTATGCTCTTTATTGTACATCTGCTTATCTACCGAGTGTTAAGAACTATGAGCCGGATAGTGCAGTACGCAAAGCATCTTTCAACCGGACAGCAGATTAAGTTTATGCCGGGAAAAGTGTATCAGGATGAGTTTTCAGACCTTGCCTCAGCCCTTGAGCAGATGATGAGAGAGTTTGACAGACAGCAAAACATAATATCGCAGTCGCATAAGTTAAGAGCCGTCGGCACCCTTACAGCAGGCGTTGCGCATGAGCTGAATAATCCCATAAACAACATAACCCTGACGGCACACATGCTCCTTGAGGACTACCATGACTTAGAGGAGGAGGAACGCCTCGATATGATAAAAGACCTGATAGATGAGGCCGATAGATCACGCACCATAGTGAGAAACCTTCTGGACTTTGCCCGTGAGAGCGAAAGCATCATGGAGCCTATTTGCATTTCCGACGTTGTCACTGAAACACTTAAGCTGGCTGGTAATCAGTTGAAATTAAACGGCGTTCACGCTGATTTATCAATAGCTCCTAACCTGCCCAGAATACATGGCGACAGACAACAGCTCGAACAGGTGTTTCTGAACCTTATACTAAATGCGCTCGATGTAACCATGAAAGGCGGTCAGATTCGCCTTGAGGTAGAGCGAGGCGAGGAACCTAACTTTGTGGCTGTTAAGGTGGCGGACTTTGGACAAGGGATTCCCGATCACATTTTACATCACATATTTGACCCCTTCTTTACGACTAAATCCAAAGGTAAAGGCACAGGGCTTGGTCTTTCCGTCTCTCAGGGGATTATTGCCAAACACGGCGGACAGATAACTGTCAGCACAAAACAAAAAAGAGGAACTACGTTTACAGTCAAACTCCCTATTACAACCATTCCGGCCGATATAGGGAGAAACTCGGAGTCCGCCATGGGGCATTCTTAA
- a CDS encoding response regulator, producing MGGELNVLLLDDEPIVGKRLKPALEKLGCEVEVFTDPKNALKRICEKNFDVVVTDIRMEDVDGLEVLETVMSKSSTTKVIMITGYAMMELAQQALAKGAFDFIAKPFKPDDLRNVIIKAAEVLGRTDVLKGVTK from the coding sequence ATGGGCGGAGAGTTGAATGTGCTTTTACTGGATGATGAGCCGATTGTAGGTAAGCGTTTAAAGCCTGCACTGGAAAAGCTTGGCTGTGAGGTCGAGGTATTCACTGACCCTAAAAATGCCTTGAAAAGAATATGCGAAAAAAATTTTGATGTTGTGGTAACTGATATAAGGATGGAGGATGTTGACGGGCTTGAGGTGCTTGAGACTGTTATGAGTAAATCGTCCACGACAAAGGTTATTATGATAACCGGCTATGCTATGATGGAGTTGGCTCAACAGGCTCTGGCTAAGGGCGCATTTGATTTTATAGCTAAACCGTTTAAACCTGACGACCTCCGCAACGTTATTATAAAGGCTGCTGAGGTACTGGGCAGAACAGATGTTTTAAAAGGTGTAACCAAATAG
- the bfr gene encoding bacterioferritin yields the protein MKGDEKIAEVLNTLLAHELSAISQYMVHSEMCSNWDYERLHKRTEKRAIDEMKHAEKLIARILFVEGIPIVSNLNKIHIGADVEKQLKNDRNSEEGAILAYRAAIKLCYELGDHGTREMLEDILKDEEDHIDHIEAQLDQISQMGIGIFLAEQVKAE from the coding sequence ATGAAAGGTGACGAAAAAATTGCAGAGGTGTTAAATACCCTGCTTGCCCATGAGCTGTCAGCAATAAGCCAGTATATGGTTCATTCAGAAATGTGCAGCAACTGGGACTATGAGCGTCTGCACAAGCGCACTGAAAAACGAGCAATTGATGAGATGAAACACGCCGAAAAACTGATAGCAAGGATTCTTTTTGTTGAAGGTATCCCAATAGTCAGTAACTTAAACAAAATCCACATAGGCGCTGACGTGGAAAAGCAGCTTAAAAATGACCGCAATTCCGAGGAGGGGGCAATTTTAGCATATCGTGCTGCTATAAAGCTTTGCTACGAACTCGGCGACCACGGCACAAGAGAAATGCTTGAGGATATACTGAAAGACGAGGAGGACCACATTGACCACATTGAGGCTCAACTTGATCAAATAAGTCAAATGGGCATAGGCATATTTCTTGCGGAACAAGTTAAAGCTGAATGA